Genomic DNA from Vicia villosa cultivar HV-30 ecotype Madison, WI unplaced genomic scaffold, Vvil1.0 ctg.001519F_1_1, whole genome shotgun sequence:
agTTATATAAGTCCAAGCCTAATTAGGgttatatataaatagtcataggtTGTATTCTTATTTGTACAATTCAAGTGaataatataatccttatttcctttattattctttctttctctcctcactaaaagtgccTCACGCACTAGCAAATTGGTATCCAGAGCTTCCGGTTATTGTTCCAGGGAACGTGAATCAATTGCTGCAAAGATGAATGGTACTAATGGCATTCCGAATTCTCTTCCACCTCTTGACGGCAATAATTGGATTCGATGGAAGAAACAAATGCAATCCTTGTTTGGCTTCCATGAAACCCTAGAAGTGGTTACAGGCGGCGTACTTGTGTTGGCTGCAGATACAACCGAAGCACAAAGAACAATCCACAACGAAGTCAAGAAGAAAGATTGCAAGGCTGCGTATTGCGTTCAGACGGCAGTAGATTCAGCGAACTTCGACAAGATTTCTCATGCTGAATTGGCGAAGGAGGCATGGGATATTCTGGCGAAGTATTATAAAGGAGGTGAGAAAGTCAAGGTTGTCAAGTTGCAGACCTTGCGTCGACAATATGAATTGCTGTCGATGGGAAAAGACGAAAAGGTTGCAGAGTATGTGTCGAAGGTGCAGAAACTCGTCCATCTCATGAAGAGTTGTGGTGAAACCCTAACAGATAAGATGATATTTGAGAAGGTAATGCATACGTtgacctctcactttgatcatgttatcgtagctattcaagaatccaacaaAGTAGAAGATCTAAAATTAGAGAATCTGGTTGGCTCGTTGGAGgcgcatgagattaggattgttGAAAGGAGAAGAGTCAAAAAAGAGGGAGGAGGAAACTATCGAAAgtacaaagaagataaaaaagtTAAAGGTGTGTAGTGCTATAACTGCGAAAAATGGGGTCACATGTCCAAACATTGTTGGTGTAACATCCGTAAttttccttaaattaatttagttagaatttaaattattttattggaattatcttggcttttctctaaaaattatggaaaataatagaaTTGGGCCGAGGTAGTGTTAGTAAAAAGAGGGGTGTGAGTCACAAGGCCTTTTTActgaaattatattgtttttcttaaaagaaggaaaaagaaaaaaattgggaaaaagaacgtgaaaagagcaaaagaggagaagggagcaagaacgtgaaagtgcagaagcacagaaagaggaagagttcaagaatttggctaaggtaaggggggacttatctgattagcatctattatcgggttaggagttaatagcatagaatagatgtggagttcgtatcaattgagtcatatgataggtttaagGATTGGGTTGaattgtgtgatgtttgatcCCTTTGTTGAATCTATGATGTGTATGATGTTATGGTGTTAATTGATGCTTGAATCGTGTACTCTAATGTgcaatttgtgttgtatgtgtggttcattttctgaaactcgtactggtatgattttgagGGCATTTTGGAGGTATAGAATGTtgtttttctgcaggttggggtttctgaaaattaccggttcgcgccgcgcacCTGGGATGGCGCCGCGAACAGAtgggcagaaagccaggaagttgtgatacgcacaggtcgcgccgcgtatcattgttggcgccgcgaaggcgtaactttttctcgtttcacgccgcgtgcatatgtttgcgccgcgaacagcttggcagagagccaaggatttttgagacgctcagttcgcgccgcgaactaagatggcgccgcgtgctgttagtgtttgggatattttaaaaagttcaaagatgcataactttttaaccgttggtccgtttgatgtgccgtttcgagctaaacgaaccttataaaaTGATCtatttgatgattgatttgttttggaatgatgtggatacatgtacgttaattcttattgatgatgatgattgatgcgaatacatgtatattctttaatgatgatgatgatgattgagttGTAATTGAATGAcgctaatatatatgaacatacttgatgatgatgatgatgatattgatgatgatgatgatggtataagtatgttaatgtatgttgcattcattcatattcattgatgaggctgtatccatgatgatgtgttggatcagtgaagggcatgattcctattgtgtggaatctgtgctggcagggccgtatcttgatgatgttgtatcggtcatgggttattcccatttgatgatgttggtaccacatgcatagtgtcagttcatacatatgcatatctTTATAACATggttggatgtattccagtgttgtaaatattgatgatgtgttggttgtttgtTGTGATGGTGAATCttgtttgaatgtctgtttatgatgCAATTGGGTGGacgatgcaactgtgatgtgttattgctttataaccttataacattttttaattatgatgagactcacccttacatgttgtcattttcagattgaggatagcggctgttcgactcggtgaggattagctcatgagtcagttatttagttagcgtcaggtgtcatgctctgatagttgtagcactggggacgcgatgtttagagtttatgttttataactctagttatgttttgatgtgtagaaggataagttttaaaggtgttaaacttagtccgtttgatttaatttccgttgtgttaacatgaaacatttttaattaatgatgattacctcagtgaatgcatgacatgattgaatgatgtttattttattatgaattgtggcacccttatttcatgtactctgaatgatttgttttaattgccgcggggttattaaggggtgttacaatagtggtatcagagcatagttagtcgttatgaccagagtcttagtgtaaGTTTTTCCTGTGTATGCTACTAGTAtgagttaactgtcgatacttctgttctgattaaattggttgtgatttaagcagagcaatggctggaagaggaggaagaaacgacgatgctatcgctgaggctctgggcatgattgctggtgtgctgggagggaatgcaaatggagttgtgattggtgctgacagacagctgaacagttttcagaggaacaatcctccgttgttcaaaggcacgcatgatcccgaaggtgctcagaagtggatTAAGGAAATTGAGAggatcttcagagtcatcgattatgctgagaatctgaaggtgagatatggtactcacatgttgtcagaagaggctgatgactggtagatggctaccagggctgaacTGGAAACTGACGGTgtagctatttcttgggctgtgttcaagagagaatttttgagaagttactttcctgaagacgtacgaggtcgaaaggaaattgaatttctggaactattTCAAGGTagtatgacagtaccagagtatgcttcgaagtttgttgagttggctaagtactacgttcactacaacattgatgaagctagtgaattctcgaaatgcgtcAAGTTTGAGAACAGTCTCCGTGATGATATTAAGCAaggaatcaggtaccagaggattcggagatttgtagatttggtggactgtagtaggatctttgaagaagataattttaagctgaagtcatctcactctcgcgagttagttgacagaaaagggaagaagcctatggataagagtaagccatatggtagaggtaattcaAAGACTGgtagttggaagaagcctagtgggggagactccggtgcttttgtcaggtgctataactgtggtgaggtcgggcaccgtaggaatgaatgcaaactgaaccagaagaagtgcttcaagtgtgaagaagtgggtcatgttgccgctattataagaagaaggttgtgacttgtttcaattatggtgaagaaggtcacattagcccacaatgTCCTAAAtcgaagaagaaccaagcgggaggaagggtttttgctttgtctggatcagagagTACTCCAGAGGATAGGCTAATTagaggtacgtgttttattcatggcacacctttagttgcgattattgatactagagcaactcattcttttgaaggatagaaaaacacttagaaagggggggtttgaataagtgtagtctaaaaacttgaacgataaaaacaatatgcacagttatttttatcctggttcgttgttaactaaactactccagtccacccccacggagtgatttacctcacctgaggatttaatccactaatcgcaacagattacaatggttttccacttagtccgcgactaagtcttctagagtatcctgatcacaacctaatcactccaggaacaaatgcttagacacaagctaagactttcttagagtatcctgaccaccacgtgatcactctaattacaactgcttagacacaagctaagacttcctagagtatcctgatcaacacttgatcactctagttacttacaaattaatgtaatcaattctaagagtattacaaatgcttctgaaaagctataatcacaacagtgatatttctcttaacgtttaagcttaatctcactaatatattacaacagcaatgtagtgagctttgatgaagatgaagtttctgagctttggattgaacagcgtttcagcaagttaattgttagcaaatcgtcaaccttgcttctcatcagaacttcatatttataggcgtttgagaagatgaccgttgagcgcatttaatgctttgtgtgttccgtacagctttgcatttaatgtttcacgcttttgtcaactacctcgagccttgttcacgctgtgtctactgacgttgcctttaatagcttccaacgttccttttgtcagtcagcttagcctgccacctgtactttcttctgatctgatgtttgaatataatatttgaatatcatcagagtcaaacagcttggtgcatagcatcttcttgtcttctgaccttgaagtgcttctgagcgtgataccatgagaacttcggtgcttctgcttctgacctcaagttcttctgatgcttccatagacccatgttctgattctgccttgaccatcttctgatgtcttgccagaccatgttctgatgttgcatgctgaaccttctgagacaaagcttctgagcgctgatttgtgcatactctttatatatttcctgaaatggaaattgcaatgtattagagtaccacattatctcacacaaaattcatatccttgttatcatcaaaactaagaatattgatcagaacaaatcttgttctaacaatctccccctttttgatgatgacaaaaacatatataaatgatatgaatttgcgatcagaaagagcagacggctaaagacaaattacacagctatagcataagcatgtgaatatgtctccccctgagattaacaatctccccctgagatgaataatctccccctgaaataaatactcgaagaactttaataataaaagacttccctgattatttcggtagagacgatcacataagcttcttgcttctgataattcatagcttctgacttctgcttccattggaaagcttcagaacttgaatttctttagatccctagaatactcacagcttctgattcctgcttccatttaggacagcttcagaacttgaatttctttgatcttcagaacattcacagcttctgattcctgcttccatttaggacagcttcagaacttgaatttctttgatcttcagaacattcacagcttctgattcatgcttccatttaggacagcttcagaacttgagttttctggatctttagaacattcacagcttctgatttctgcttccctcggatagctttagagctttgaatttcttcttacatcacttcatgctagattgtatcagaacattgttgaatgtaccagagcatcatcagagcatctctacatcctgaaatgttacagagaacaaaactaaacgacaaaagtcagcatgaatgagttagaacataaagtgtgtatcagaacacaaaatatgtatcagagccatataagccatatagaatatatcagatccaattgacaatgtatcagagcaaatagacaatgatttggatcatattctattatcagaatttttgatcattcttccttcttgcttctgattctgaagcttcctaacactcagcttgcttcaagaatccaagagatatttctgatcattcttccttcttgcttctgattctgaagcttcctagcactcaacttgcttcaagaatccaagaacttgattcatcttgttgcttcttatgttgatcttgaatctttgattcctgcaacaacacaacttagaaacatatgaagcttgcagcttctgttagtaaatgtggggtctttttactcggtaactgataatattaatcagatcatttatcatatattttctccccctttttgtcataacatcaaaaagcataaaagattcagatgtaaagcaagagacaaaaggaaagaaacatataaTCATTTATAaaaagcagaagtacaagagttatgcagaataagcttatcattgattaaccaagtaggattacaaaagatgtatgctgatacacagatgcaacaagcaaagaaaactacaaggacacaaagactacaaccctagcctagtcctaatctaagccagcatatcatgaatcccagcgatgttcttgctcttgcttggtcatcaaatcttgaaactctgcatgcttgagcagctcccagagaaaga
This window encodes:
- the LOC131635629 gene encoding uncharacterized protein LOC131635629, which produces MNGTNGIPNSLPPLDGNNWIRWKKQMQSLFGFHETLEVVTGGVLVLAADTTEAQRTIHNEVKKKDCKAAYCVQTAVDSANFDKISHAELAKEAWDILAKYYKGGEKVKVVKLQTLRRQYELLSMGKDEKVAEYVSKVQKLVHLMKSCGETLTDKMIFEKVMHTLTSHFDHVIVAIQESNKVEDLKLENLVGSLEAHEIRIVERRRVKKEGGGNYRKYKEDKKVKGV